Within the Kribbella aluminosa genome, the region GGCTGCGGCTGCTGCCGATCATCGGCGGGATGCTGATCGGCGCGAAGATCGCCGAACGCCTGCTGGAGAAGGCGGGCGCGCGGGTGTCGGTGGTGTTCGGGTTCGGGCTGATGCTGGCCGGGCTGGCGATCGGTGCGCTCACCAAGGCCGGTGACGGGTACGGGTTCACCGCGATCTGGGTCAGCCTGGTCGGGCTCAGCATCGGCTTCACGCTGCCGCCGATGAACGGGATGGCGCTCGCCGCGCTGCCGCTCGACCGCAGCGGCTCGGGATCCGCGCTGATCCAGGCGTCCCGGCAGGTCGGCGGCACGCTCGGCGTCGCGATCCTCGGCACAGTGCTGAACGCGGCCTACCGGAACCAGTTGGACGTCGGCGGCCTGCCGCCGGAGGTCGCGCACATGGCCCGGGACAGCGCGTCCGCCGCGATCGCGATCGGTTCGCCCGACCTCACCCGCTCGGCACGGTCCGCGTTCGTCGACGGCATGGACGTGACGCTCTGGGTGTGCAGCGGCCTTGCGGCGGTGTCGATCGTGCTGGCGCTGGCGTTTCTGCCACGTCGTACGGGCGCCGTCGTGCCGGAAGCGGTCACAATCAAGGCACGTGAGTGAGCGAAGCGAGCTCACCGTCAAACACAGCGGTCCGCCGCGCAGCGGCGCCCGCAGCGAAGCGAGGACGTCGATGAGTGGTTTGCGGGAACGGAAGAAGGCGAAGACCAGGGCCGCGATCCAGGAGCATGCGCTGCGGCTGTTCCGGGACCAGGGGTACACCGAGACGACGGTCCAGGAGATCGCCGCCGCGGCCGAGATATCGCCGGCCACGTTCTTCCGGTACTTCCCGACCAAGGAGGACGCGATCGTTTTCGACCGCCTGGATCCGGTGATGATCGAGCTGTTCCGCAGTCAGCCGACCGGCCTGCACCCGACCGAGGCGCTCCGGGCCGCGATCCGGCAGAGCATGGACGTGCTGAGCGAGGACGAGTGGGCGCTGGAGTCCGAGCGTCAGCGGCTCGTGATGAGCGTGCCGGAGCTACGGGGCCGGATGCTCGACCAGCTGTACGCCGGTATCGACCTGCTCGCCGGTCTCGCGGCCGAGCGCACCGGCCGTGCCGCCGGCGATCTCGCAGTCCGCGCCTGGGCGGGAGCGGTCGTCGGCGTGGTGATGGCGACGTACCAGTTCCTGGCTGTCGACGCCCCGCTCCCGGAGTACCTGAAGACGATGGACGAGGCCTTCGACCAACTAGCCGGCCTCCCGTTGCAACGGTAGGACGACCTCGCCGGGGCGGAGGCCGAAGGCGGCGGCTGCTGAGCCGCCGCGGATCACCAGCTCGGTGAAGCCGGTGCCGGAGCTGCCCGGGACGATGCCCGGGGTGTTCCGCGGTACGGCGGTCAGGTGCGGGTAGCAGGTCACGTCGACGATCGTCGTACTGCCGTCATCGTTGCGCTGGGCAACGGACAGCGCGCCGCCGGGGACCAGGTCGAGGCTACGGTCGAGCTTGCAGTTTCCGAAGTTGTCGACGTGCGCGACCACCGGATCGGCGTCGGCGAGCTCCGGTACGGCGGTCTCCGCCGCCGGCACGGGACGCCCGTCGGCGACCCATTTCGCCAGCAGCGGCACGTACCACAGGCTGCGGAACTGGGTGCCGGCGATCTTCTCGACGTCCGCCTGCCCGAACCCGGCCGCCGTCACGGCCTCGCGGATGTCGGTGACGTGGACCTTCTCGATCCCGAGCTCACGCCGTACCAGCGACAGCACGCGCGCGTTGAAGGTGCTGACGACCAGGTGCTTGCCGTAGTGGAAGAAGCAGAACGGTACGCCGTTCGGCCAGACGCCGTCCCGCGGCGCGATGTTGAGCAGCGTGATGGTCGGACGGCCTTCCTCGCCGAGCAGCTCCAGCGATATCAGGCAGTCGAGCAGGGTGAGCGCGGCGAACGACTCCGGATCAGGCCCGTCGGCGGCGACGATCGTCGGGGCCTGGCCGAAGAGCGCGCCGATCCGGGTGCTGAGTCTGGCGCGGGCGTTACCGTCGTGACAGTCGGTGATGTACGTGATCATGTGGCACTCCAGGTGGTTCGCAGCTTCGGGTGAACGAAAAGAGGCCCCCGACATCGGGGGCCTCTTGCTGCAAGCACACGTGCCTACGCCGCTGAAGTCCTCCCGCATCGAGGGCTCAGCATTCGCAGTGCGGCGTACCAGGTCACGTCGATGAGAGTAGCACCCTCAGCGAGCCTGCCCGTTGTCGAAATAGCTGATCAGGTTCGGGTCCAGGGCGGGCACGTCCTGCGGTACGCCGTCGGCGCGCAGGGACTGGGTTGCGGCGTACCCGGCGGCGACCGCGGCGCGGGCTGCGACCGGAGATGTCAGGGTCGCGCCGCCGTCCCGGACGAAGTTCACGAACTCCGCGACGAGGTGCGGGTCGGCGCCGCCGTGGTTCTCGCTGTCGCCCTCGATCTCGACGACCTGGTCGGCGTCCTCGCGGTACCCGGAGCGACGGCTGTTCCACACCTTTACCACGCCGCCCGGCCCGTCACCGAAGTTCTCCAGCCGGCCGTGGGTGCCGATCACCGTGTAGTTGCGCCAGTAGTCCGGCGTGTAGTGGCACTGCTCGTAGGTGAGGAAGACGCCGTTGTCGAGCAGCAGGTTCGCCATCGAGATGTCCTCGACGTCCATCACCGGTGCCAGGCCCTTCTGCTCCAGCGGCGGCCAGTTGTCGCTGGACACGAAGTCCTTGAACCGCTGCCCCGTGCGGTCCTGCCGGTCGGTGATCCCGCCGTACAGCGTGAGCGCGCCCATCGCGTTCACCCGGGTCGTGTACCCACCGGCCAGCCAGTGCATCACGTCGATGTCGTGGGCACCCTTCTGCAGCAGCAGCCCGGTGGTCCGGCTGCGGTCGGCGTGCCAGTCCTTGAAGTAGAAGTCGCCGCCGTGGCCGACGAAGTGCCGGCACCAGATCGCCTTCACGTCACCGATCGCGCCGTCCTGGATCAGCTTGCGCATCGTCAGTACGACGGGCATGTGGCGCATGTTGTGGCCGACGTACAGCCGTGCGCCGGAGTCGTACGCCGCCTGCAGGACCCGGTCGCAACCCTCGGTGGTGATCGCCAGCGGCTTCTCCACGAACACCGGGACGCCCGCCTGCAGGAAGTCGACGGCCGGACCCTCGTGCAGGTCGTCGGGCGTGGTCAGGAACACGCCGTCGAGCTTCTGGTCGAGCAGTTCGGTGTGGTCGGCGTACGCGGTCGCCTCCGGGTACAGCTCGAGGGCCGCGTCCCGCTGCGGAGCGGACGGGTCGGCCAGGGCCACGACCTCGGAGCCCTCGCCGGGACGGTGCGCGTACTGGGCGATGCGGCTGCGGGCCCCGAGGCCCACGACGCCAAACCGAAGATCAATCATTCCAGGCACTCCTGCACATAGTTGTTTACAACACCCTAACTCCGAGCAATTCCGGCAATCAATCACCCATCCTCCAGTTGGAATTGGGCTGCCGGTCACCCGCCGCACATCGGCGTCTCGCTCCGTACCGTCACCATGGCGGAATGTGAGCCTCCACTACGTGGCACTGGGGGACTCGACCACCGTAGGGGTCGGGGACCCGATGAACGGCAGCAGTACGACCGACCTGTCCGGTGCCGGTGCGCGCCCGGGCGAGGGGTGGCGGGGCTGGGCCTCGCTGCTCGCCGACTCCCTGGCCAGCTCCCACCGTGTGACGTTCTCCAACTTCGCGACCAGCGGCGCCACCGTGCCGGTCGTCGCGACCGAGCAACTGCCCGCTACCGGCGCCGGCCCCGATCGACATCGCCTCACTGATCGTCGGCGTCAACGACACCCTCCGGTCGACGTTCGACGCCGGCCGGATCCGCGACCACCTTCACCAGTGCGCGGAGCACCTGACCGCGCGCGGCGCCGTACTGCTGACCGTCCGGTTCCACGACCACGGCAAGGTGTTCGGCCTGCCGCGCTGGCTGCGGCGGCCGCTGTGGCAGCGGATCGAGCAGGTGAACGTCGCGTTCGACGACCTGCACACCCGGTACGGCGGGATCCGGCTCGACATGGCCGACTACCCCGAGGTGTACCGGCGGGACTTCTGGAGCGTGGACCGGCTGCATCCGGGGGAGCGCGGGCACCGCAAGCTGGCCCGGGCGTTCGCGGACGAGCTGGCAGGCCGCGGCGTGCGGATCGACGTACCGCCGGACCTGGACTGCGCGTCCCGCCCGCCGAGCAAATGGGCGGACGCCGTCTGGCTGGTCCGCGAGGGCGCTCCCTGGGTCGGGCGCCGCGCCCACGACCTGCTGCCCTGGGCCGCCCGGATGGCCGTCACGCAGGTGCGCCCGCAGATCAGCCCGCTCGGTCGTCCGGCCGGTCCGCTCGTCCTCCCGCCGTCGTCCATCGCCCTTCCGCCCTCGTCCCATTCGGAGGTGCGGCGCCTGGAGGCATAGGGTCTGATTCATGGCCCGTATCGATGGACGTAATGCTGACCAGCTCCGCCCGGTGAAGGTGACCCGGAACTGGCTCGACCACGCCGAGGGCTCGGTGCTGGTCGAGTTCGGGCGCACCCGGGTGCTGTGCGCGGCGAGTGTGACCGAGGGCGTGCCGCGCTGGCGGAAGGGCTCCGGGCTCGGCTGGGTGAGCGCGGAGTACGCGATGCTGCCGCGGGCCACCAACACCCGCTCGGACCGCGAGTCCGTGAAGGGCAGGATCGGTGGCCGTACCCACGAGATCTCCCGGCTGATCGGGCGCTCGCTGCGGGCCGTGATCGACTACAAGGCGCTCGGCGAGAACACGATCCTGCTGGACTGCGACGTGCTGCAGGCCGACGGCGGCACCCGGACCGCGGCGATCACCG harbors:
- a CDS encoding acyl-CoA-like ligand-binding transcription factor; the encoded protein is MSERSELTVKHSGPPRSGARSEARTSMSGLRERKKAKTRAAIQEHALRLFRDQGYTETTVQEIAAAAEISPATFFRYFPTKEDAIVFDRLDPVMIELFRSQPTGLHPTEALRAAIRQSMDVLSEDEWALESERQRLVMSVPELRGRMLDQLYAGIDLLAGLAAERTGRAAGDLAVRAWAGAVVGVVMATYQFLAVDAPLPEYLKTMDEAFDQLAGLPLQR
- a CDS encoding Gfo/Idh/MocA family protein — its product is MIDLRFGVVGLGARSRIAQYAHRPGEGSEVVALADPSAPQRDAALELYPEATAYADHTELLDQKLDGVFLTTPDDLHEGPAVDFLQAGVPVFVEKPLAITTEGCDRVLQAAYDSGARLYVGHNMRHMPVVLTMRKLIQDGAIGDVKAIWCRHFVGHGGDFYFKDWHADRSRTTGLLLQKGAHDIDVMHWLAGGYTTRVNAMGALTLYGGITDRQDRTGQRFKDFVSSDNWPPLEQKGLAPVMDVEDISMANLLLDNGVFLTYEQCHYTPDYWRNYTVIGTHGRLENFGDGPGGVVKVWNSRRSGYREDADQVVEIEGDSENHGGADPHLVAEFVNFVRDGGATLTSPVAARAAVAAGYAATQSLRADGVPQDVPALDPNLISYFDNGQAR
- the rph gene encoding ribonuclease PH, with amino-acid sequence MARIDGRNADQLRPVKVTRNWLDHAEGSVLVEFGRTRVLCAASVTEGVPRWRKGSGLGWVSAEYAMLPRATNTRSDRESVKGRIGGRTHEISRLIGRSLRAVIDYKALGENTILLDCDVLQADGGTRTAAITGAYVALADAVSWLRERKLLKSEPLTGSVAAVSVGIIDGTPMLDLCYEEDVRAETDMNLVITGDGKFIEVQGTAEGAPFDRSELDSLLELGLSGCADLAKLQQEALA
- a CDS encoding SAM hydroxide adenosyltransferase → MITYITDCHDGNARARLSTRIGALFGQAPTIVAADGPDPESFAALTLLDCLISLELLGEEGRPTITLLNIAPRDGVWPNGVPFCFFHYGKHLVVSTFNARVLSLVRRELGIEKVHVTDIREAVTAAGFGQADVEKIAGTQFRSLWYVPLLAKWVADGRPVPAAETAVPELADADPVVAHVDNFGNCKLDRSLDLVPGGALSVAQRNDDGSTTIVDVTCYPHLTAVPRNTPGIVPGSSGTGFTELVIRGGSAAAAFGLRPGEVVLPLQREAG